In Natranaerovirga hydrolytica, a single window of DNA contains:
- a CDS encoding efflux RND transporter permease subunit, protein MNLSKLGIKRPVTILMAVLIVILIGSISFSRLPIDLYPDFEFPVVLVSTSYNGAGPHEVESMVTRNLESALSTVDGLESISSTSRYGHSEIILMFDWGVDMDFAALETREMVDLVSEQLPNDVGKPIVLQLNPNMMPIIQFGMSGDLTLTEMTEIAETNVLNQLERIEGVANVDIGGGYERQIEILVDPYKVNSYGLSYEQIMEVISASNLDVSGGEIIDGERRYGIRTLGEFQSIEEIEELIIGSNQGGPIKLKEVGRVNDINQEIQPLSRLNGEPTVSISVQKESDANTVAVSQAVIKEIQSIEETLSNVTFEVAMDQSEIVQDTIDSIVEMAIIGAILAMIILYLFLGNFKATIIVGLSIPISVIATFILVYFRGDSLNLLTLGGLALGIGMMVDSAIVILENIFRKRELGAEPVEGAEEGAKEVTGAIIAATLTTVAAFLPVVFVEGIAGLLFAPLSWTVTFSLIGSLVVAITVIPVLTVKLVPKGTNILKEKAKIPKMVDGLLNKLIAFYEKVLKNGLKRRFIVMLTLVGIIVLTVLLSPLVGFDFLPAMDTGEIVIQVELPKGSPISNTADLVFDIEDRISEVPEINNVFSQIGSGGNEEEATLNLKLVPEREREKDAFVVANEIREMMPNLPGVDFLVVEQDMAGTATALGDDIEIAIRGNSLETLEVLSEEIADIVRSVEGTTEVSTSFDEPRYEIQIELDRDRAQTFGVTPYHIGSFISLMTDTQLISFYREDGEEYNIRYGFDGKENLSIDTIQTMLMRTPTGDLVPIEELATLTIAQAPEQISRENQMRTGFVNANVSGRDLSSVMVDVEELMSDFDLPDNYFIDYAGLYEEMNYAFTELIFALGLGIILVYMVMAAQFESLLYPFIIMFTLPLTLIGVILSLLLTNTTLSIIAFVGIITLAGIVVNNGIVMVDYINLLYHQKGFSRNEAIIEAGKTRLRPILMTTLTTVLGMFPMALGIGEGAEVRAPMAIVTIGGLITSTILTLILVPVIYSLLDDLRLFISKKYNKIKTS, encoded by the coding sequence TTGAATTTATCAAAACTAGGTATAAAAAGACCCGTAACCATTTTAATGGCAGTATTAATCGTTATACTTATTGGAAGCATTTCATTTAGTCGATTACCAATTGATTTATATCCTGACTTTGAATTTCCAGTAGTACTTGTAAGCACAAGTTATAATGGTGCCGGGCCACATGAAGTAGAAAGTATGGTTACAAGGAATTTAGAAAGTGCATTATCAACAGTAGACGGATTAGAATCCATATCATCTACATCTAGGTATGGACACAGTGAAATTATCCTTATGTTTGACTGGGGAGTGGATATGGATTTTGCGGCATTAGAAACACGAGAAATGGTTGATTTAGTGTCGGAACAATTGCCTAATGATGTGGGTAAACCTATTGTATTACAATTAAATCCAAATATGATGCCTATTATTCAATTTGGTATGAGTGGCGATTTAACCCTTACAGAAATGACTGAGATTGCAGAAACCAATGTGTTAAATCAATTAGAGCGTATTGAAGGTGTTGCTAATGTTGATATTGGTGGAGGTTATGAAAGACAGATAGAAATCTTAGTGGATCCTTATAAAGTCAATAGTTATGGTTTATCTTATGAACAAATTATGGAAGTCATTAGTGCTAGTAACTTAGATGTTTCTGGTGGAGAGATTATTGATGGAGAAAGGCGATATGGCATTAGAACCTTAGGGGAGTTTCAATCCATAGAGGAAATAGAAGAACTGATTATAGGTAGTAATCAAGGCGGGCCTATAAAACTTAAAGAAGTTGGAAGGGTTAATGATATTAATCAAGAAATACAACCATTATCAAGATTAAACGGCGAGCCAACGGTTTCTATTAGTGTACAAAAAGAAAGTGATGCCAATACAGTGGCTGTATCTCAAGCCGTCATAAAAGAAATACAATCAATAGAAGAAACCCTTAGTAATGTAACGTTTGAAGTGGCAATGGACCAAAGTGAAATTGTACAAGATACCATAGATAGCATTGTAGAGATGGCTATTATTGGGGCAATACTGGCAATGATTATTTTGTATTTGTTCTTAGGGAATTTTAAGGCAACAATTATTGTTGGATTATCTATACCCATATCTGTCATTGCAACTTTTATCCTTGTTTATTTTAGAGGCGATTCTCTTAATCTATTAACATTAGGAGGCCTTGCATTAGGAATAGGTATGATGGTAGATAGTGCCATTGTTATTTTAGAAAATATATTCAGAAAAAGAGAGCTTGGCGCAGAACCCGTTGAAGGTGCAGAAGAAGGTGCTAAGGAAGTGACAGGTGCAATCATAGCAGCAACTTTAACCACTGTCGCAGCTTTTTTACCAGTTGTATTTGTAGAAGGTATTGCAGGATTATTATTTGCACCACTATCTTGGACAGTTACATTCTCATTGATTGGTTCATTGGTGGTTGCAATAACAGTGATCCCTGTATTAACGGTAAAGTTAGTGCCTAAAGGAACCAATATTTTAAAAGAAAAAGCTAAAATACCTAAAATGGTAGATGGATTATTAAATAAATTAATTGCATTTTACGAAAAAGTTTTAAAGAATGGTTTGAAAAGAAGATTCATTGTTATGTTAACTTTGGTGGGAATCATTGTCTTAACCGTTTTACTTTCCCCACTAGTTGGTTTCGATTTTTTGCCGGCTATGGATACAGGAGAAATAGTTATTCAAGTGGAATTGCCTAAAGGTTCACCTATATCTAATACAGCAGATCTCGTATTTGATATAGAAGATAGAATTAGTGAAGTGCCAGAGATCAACAATGTGTTCAGCCAAATTGGTAGTGGCGGTAATGAAGAAGAAGCAACTTTGAATCTAAAACTGGTTCCCGAAAGAGAGCGAGAAAAAGATGCTTTTGTCGTAGCCAATGAAATCAGAGAGATGATGCCAAACTTGCCAGGCGTTGATTTTCTAGTTGTAGAACAGGATATGGCGGGAACAGCAACCGCTTTAGGTGATGATATAGAAATTGCAATAAGAGGAAATAGTTTAGAAACCCTAGAAGTGCTATCAGAAGAAATTGCAGATATTGTAAGAAGTGTAGAAGGAACAACTGAAGTGAGTACCAGTTTTGATGAGCCAAGGTATGAAATTCAAATTGAGTTAGATAGAGATAGAGCACAGACCTTTGGTGTAACACCATACCATATTGGTTCTTTTATTTCACTAATGACAGATACACAGTTAATTTCTTTCTATCGTGAAGATGGAGAAGAATACAATATTAGGTATGGATTTGATGGCAAAGAAAATTTAAGCATTGATACAATTCAAACGATGTTAATGAGAACACCCACAGGAGATTTGGTTCCTATTGAAGAATTAGCAACATTAACAATAGCTCAAGCACCTGAACAGATTAGCAGAGAAAATCAAATGCGAACAGGTTTTGTGAATGCTAATGTCAGTGGCAGAGATTTAAGCAGTGTAATGGTAGATGTTGAAGAACTAATGAGTGACTTTGACTTGCCAGATAATTATTTTATAGATTATGCCGGTTTGTATGAAGAAATGAACTATGCATTTACGGAATTGATATTTGCATTAGGGCTTGGTATTATTTTAGTGTATATGGTTATGGCAGCTCAATTTGAATCCTTATTGTATCCATTTATTATAATGTTTACATTGCCGTTAACCCTAATTGGTGTCATACTTTCACTACTTTTAACCAATACCACCCTAAGTATTATAGCTTTTGTAGGTATTATAACATTAGCAGGTATTGTTGTTAATAATGGTATTGTAATGGTAGATTATATTAACTTGTTGTACCATCAAAAAGGATTTAGTCGTAATGAAGCTATTATAGAAGCAGGAAAGACTAGATTAAGGCCAATTTTAATGACAACGTTAACCACAGTACTGGGGATGTTTCCTATGGCTCTTGGAATAGGTGAAGGTGCAGAAGTTAGAGCGCCAATGGCAATTGTTACAATTGGTGGTTTAATTACTTCAACCATTTTGACTTTAATATTGGTACCTGTAATCTACTCATTGTTAGATGATTTAAGATTATTTATAAGTAAAAAATACAATAAAATAAAAACATCATAG
- the adhE gene encoding bifunctional acetaldehyde-CoA/alcohol dehydrogenase, with translation MAEKKKEMNIEENINQLVSNAKKSLEEYMLMDQEKIDTIVKEMALAGLDKHMYLAKCAINETQRGIYEDKITKNIFSTEYIYHSIKYEKTVGIVEDNDEDDYMEVAEPVGIVAGVTPVTNPTSTTMFKSIISAKTRNPIVFAFHPSAQNCSAKAAEILKEAAIKAGAPEHCIQWIENPSLEATQKLMHHPEVSLILATGGSGMVKSAYSTGKPALGVGPGNVPCFIEKSADIERAATDLILSKSFDNGMICASEQAAIIEKSVYDQTVNYMKKQNCYFAKKDEIKKIEAVVMNVEKGSVNPEIVGKSPYEIAQLANINIPKETKVLCCEIDGVGKDYLLSYEKLSPVLAVVKAKDANEGIKMAEIMVELGGLGHSSVIHSNDDGIIERFSNRLKTGRIIVNSPSTHGAIGDIYNTNMPSLTLGCGSYGKNSTTSNITAVNLINKKRVAKRKVNMQWFKIPEKIYFEAGSVQYLTKMPDISRALIVTDPYMRESGYVSKVLYYLRKRLDYVNCEIFDEVEPDPSLETVYKGTELMKRFQPDVIIALGGGSAMDAAKGMWLFYEQPDADFNSMSLKFMDIRKRIYKFPKIGKKAKFVAIPTTSGTGSEVTSFAVITDKEKNIKYPLADYELTPDVAIIDPDFVMTVPPKVTANTGMDVLTHAIEAYVSILASDYTDALALKAIQLVFDYLPRAYKNGQDKVAREKIHNASCIAGMAFTNAFLGVNHSLAHKLGGEFHIPHGAANAILLPYVIEYNGVETPTKFVSFPKYEKYIAHEKYAEIAKHLGLKTSTEIEGVQSLVKAVRDLMKTLDIPQTIREHGVEEKSFLSKLEYLADKAFEDQCTTSNPRVPLVSELKSIYKTAYYGK, from the coding sequence ATGGCAGAGAAAAAGAAAGAAATGAATATTGAAGAAAACATTAATCAATTGGTTAGTAATGCAAAAAAGTCATTAGAAGAATATATGTTAATGGATCAAGAAAAAATAGATACCATAGTAAAAGAAATGGCATTGGCTGGTTTAGACAAACATATGTATTTAGCTAAATGTGCTATTAATGAAACACAAAGAGGTATTTATGAAGATAAGATAACTAAAAATATATTTTCAACGGAATACATTTATCATAGCATTAAGTATGAAAAAACCGTAGGAATCGTAGAAGATAACGATGAAGATGATTATATGGAAGTTGCTGAGCCAGTTGGAATTGTAGCAGGTGTAACGCCTGTAACCAATCCCACATCTACAACCATGTTTAAATCCATTATATCTGCAAAAACAAGAAATCCAATTGTATTTGCTTTTCACCCTTCTGCTCAAAATTGTTCTGCTAAAGCAGCAGAAATATTAAAAGAAGCGGCAATAAAAGCAGGTGCACCAGAACATTGCATTCAATGGATAGAGAATCCTTCTTTAGAAGCAACTCAAAAGTTAATGCATCACCCAGAAGTTTCTTTAATTCTTGCAACGGGTGGTTCAGGAATGGTTAAATCTGCATACTCAACAGGTAAACCCGCTCTTGGGGTAGGGCCAGGAAATGTTCCGTGTTTCATTGAAAAAAGTGCGGATATAGAAAGGGCAGCCACAGATTTAATCTTATCAAAATCATTTGATAATGGTATGATATGTGCCTCTGAGCAAGCAGCAATTATTGAAAAAAGCGTATACGATCAGACGGTTAATTATATGAAAAAGCAAAATTGTTATTTTGCTAAAAAAGACGAAATTAAAAAAATAGAAGCAGTGGTGATGAACGTAGAAAAAGGTTCTGTTAATCCTGAAATTGTAGGGAAATCACCTTATGAAATTGCTCAATTAGCAAACATTAATATACCTAAAGAGACCAAGGTATTATGTTGTGAAATAGATGGGGTTGGAAAAGACTATTTACTATCCTATGAGAAATTATCACCTGTATTAGCAGTGGTTAAGGCAAAAGACGCTAACGAAGGCATTAAGATGGCTGAAATAATGGTTGAGTTAGGTGGGTTAGGCCATTCTTCAGTAATCCATTCTAATGATGATGGAATCATAGAAAGATTTTCCAATCGATTAAAAACAGGAAGAATAATTGTGAATTCACCTTCTACTCACGGAGCCATTGGAGACATATACAACACCAATATGCCCTCTTTAACATTAGGTTGTGGTTCATATGGTAAGAATTCTACCACTTCTAATATTACAGCAGTTAATTTAATCAATAAAAAAAGGGTGGCGAAAAGAAAAGTGAATATGCAATGGTTTAAGATACCTGAAAAAATATACTTTGAAGCAGGTTCTGTTCAGTACTTAACCAAGATGCCAGACATAAGCCGTGCACTGATTGTAACAGATCCTTATATGAGAGAATCAGGATATGTCAGTAAAGTATTGTACTATCTGAGAAAGCGTCTTGACTATGTTAATTGTGAAATATTTGATGAAGTAGAACCGGATCCATCATTAGAAACGGTATATAAAGGAACAGAATTAATGAAAAGATTTCAGCCAGACGTTATTATTGCATTAGGTGGCGGGTCTGCAATGGATGCTGCCAAAGGCATGTGGTTATTCTATGAGCAGCCAGATGCAGATTTTAATAGTATGTCATTGAAATTTATGGATATTAGAAAAAGAATTTACAAATTCCCTAAAATAGGTAAAAAAGCAAAATTCGTTGCCATTCCCACTACATCAGGAACGGGTTCAGAGGTAACGTCATTTGCGGTGATTACGGATAAAGAAAAGAACATAAAATATCCACTAGCTGATTATGAATTAACACCAGATGTGGCCATTATTGATCCGGATTTTGTAATGACTGTTCCACCCAAGGTAACAGCTAATACAGGAATGGATGTATTAACTCATGCCATTGAAGCGTATGTATCTATTTTAGCCTCAGATTATACAGATGCATTGGCGTTAAAAGCAATACAATTGGTATTTGATTATTTACCACGAGCTTATAAAAATGGTCAAGATAAAGTGGCTAGAGAAAAAATTCATAACGCTTCTTGTATTGCAGGAATGGCATTTACAAATGCGTTTTTAGGTGTTAACCATTCTTTAGCACACAAATTAGGTGGAGAATTCCACATACCTCATGGTGCAGCAAATGCAATTTTATTGCCATATGTGATTGAATACAATGGTGTAGAAACACCAACAAAATTTGTTTCGTTTCCTAAATATGAAAAATACATTGCCCACGAAAAATATGCTGAAATAGCAAAACACTTGGGACTAAAAACGTCAACAGAAATAGAAGGCGTGCAATCTTTGGTCAAAGCAGTTAGAGATTTAATGAAAACATTAGATATTCCTCAAACCATTAGAGAACACGGCGTAGAAGAAAAAAGCTTTTTATCTAAGTTAGAGTATTTAGCAGATAAAGCTTTTGAAGATCAATGTACGACATCAAACCCAAGAGTTCCACTAGTAAGTGAATTAAAATCAATTTACAAAACAGCATACTATGGAAAGTGA
- a CDS encoding methyl-accepting chemotaxis protein — protein sequence MKSIKTKMIILFTLTIVIAVTSIGLFSLNLSTNQLRNEAEFNIESLTREISKQVQANIEAQQMYIDTLAHQDVVTADIPRADKITYFTNEATRNEYEAFGFAGSNGQGTLFNSKGDTQNLSNQAFFEEAMSGNPSVSDVIVNMETGEAALYFASPVIEDGRVIGVFYGIKDGNMLSEIIKAIDYGESGRGLITNTAGTIQGHHEAFLVMFQLNLIAMLEETEEDVEWDTDFGKEEFDETEEDTDISQLGELFRDEVQHGGVGVGEHTFAGTPILVGYAPIEGTDWIIMFEVDQSEMLSGINILRVYVLIGMIIFALLGVLITYLISNNISKPLSTVTDSLNQLADYDLSEDQTVNQYAKRVDEIGRMSNALIKMKDSFIELITTTGNVSEQVKNSAQELNTASQDSAHASQEVANVIEEIARGATDQAQDSEKGALAMEEMSTVLNEDKAYIANLNISADEVVRLKDEGIQTIQSLVEVSKENEEASAEIYDVIIDTDDSAKKIEEASQMISNISEQTNLLALNAAIEAARAGEAGRGFAVVADEIRNLAEQSNQFTDEIRTVIDELSSKTKNAVNVMDKVKNEIVKSQSESVLATQDKFDGITVAVEKTKEIIEKINNSTQNLDDKKEQLMSIVENLSAIAEENAASTEEASASVEEQTAGIEEVASSSQQLVELAEELNLLVKKFKL from the coding sequence GTGAAGTCCATAAAGACAAAAATGATAATTTTGTTTACATTAACGATTGTTATTGCAGTAACAAGCATAGGGCTTTTTTCTTTGAATTTATCGACAAATCAATTAAGGAATGAAGCAGAATTTAATATTGAAAGCTTAACCCGTGAAATCTCTAAACAAGTTCAAGCCAATATTGAGGCACAACAGATGTATATTGACACTTTGGCACATCAAGATGTTGTGACAGCTGACATCCCTAGAGCAGACAAAATTACATATTTTACAAATGAAGCGACTAGAAATGAATATGAAGCCTTTGGGTTTGCAGGTTCAAATGGCCAAGGTACACTATTCAATTCAAAAGGGGATACACAAAATTTGTCAAATCAAGCTTTTTTTGAAGAAGCGATGTCTGGTAATCCATCTGTTTCAGATGTTATTGTTAATATGGAAACAGGAGAAGCAGCACTTTATTTTGCATCACCAGTTATTGAAGATGGTAGGGTTATAGGTGTTTTTTATGGCATTAAAGACGGAAATATGTTAAGTGAGATTATTAAGGCTATTGACTATGGGGAGTCAGGTAGAGGTTTAATCACTAACACAGCAGGAACCATTCAAGGACATCATGAAGCATTTTTAGTAATGTTTCAACTTAATTTAATTGCAATGTTAGAAGAAACAGAGGAAGATGTTGAATGGGATACAGATTTTGGTAAAGAAGAGTTTGATGAAACGGAAGAAGACACAGATATTAGTCAATTAGGGGAGTTATTTAGAGATGAAGTCCAACATGGTGGTGTTGGGGTTGGAGAGCATACTTTTGCTGGTACACCTATTTTAGTGGGGTATGCCCCAATAGAGGGAACTGACTGGATTATTATGTTTGAGGTAGACCAAAGTGAGATGTTATCAGGGATAAATATTCTTAGAGTGTATGTACTGATTGGTATGATTATATTTGCATTATTGGGTGTTCTGATCACCTATTTAATTAGTAATAACATCAGTAAGCCATTGAGTACAGTAACCGATTCATTAAATCAATTAGCTGACTATGACTTATCAGAAGACCAAACCGTTAATCAATATGCAAAAAGAGTAGATGAAATTGGTAGAATGTCTAATGCATTAATAAAAATGAAAGATAGTTTTATTGAACTAATCACCACAACAGGTAATGTATCTGAGCAAGTAAAAAATTCTGCACAAGAATTGAATACAGCTAGTCAAGATTCAGCTCATGCATCACAAGAAGTGGCTAATGTAATAGAAGAAATTGCTAGAGGCGCAACAGATCAAGCACAAGATTCAGAAAAAGGTGCTTTAGCGATGGAAGAAATGAGTACCGTATTAAATGAAGACAAAGCATATATTGCAAACTTAAATATTTCTGCAGATGAAGTGGTTCGATTAAAAGATGAAGGGATTCAAACCATTCAATCATTGGTTGAAGTATCAAAAGAAAATGAAGAAGCTTCAGCAGAAATATACGATGTGATTATTGATACAGATGATAGTGCTAAAAAGATCGAAGAAGCAAGCCAAATGATAAGCAATATATCAGAACAAACGAATTTATTAGCATTAAATGCTGCAATAGAAGCAGCAAGAGCAGGTGAGGCTGGCAGAGGCTTTGCTGTTGTAGCTGACGAAATAAGAAATTTAGCGGAACAATCTAATCAATTTACAGATGAAATAAGAACAGTAATTGATGAATTGTCTTCTAAAACTAAAAATGCTGTCAATGTAATGGATAAAGTTAAAAATGAAATTGTAAAATCACAATCTGAAAGTGTTTTAGCAACACAAGACAAATTTGATGGCATAACGGTTGCTGTAGAAAAAACAAAAGAAATTATAGAAAAAATTAATAACTCTACACAAAACTTAGATGATAAAAAAGAACAGTTAATGTCTATAGTAGAAAACTTATCTGCTATAGCAGAAGAAAATGCAGCCAGTACAGAAGAAGCATCTGCTTCTGTAGAAGAGCAAACAGCCGGTATAGAAGAAGTAGCAAGCTCCAGTCAACAATTAGTGGAGTTGGCAGAAGAACTTAACTTATTGGTTAAGAAGTTTAAATTGTAA
- the putP gene encoding sodium/proline symporter PutP → MSDSLIHGLMFAIYLTMLMGIGIHSYKKSKSQSDYFLAGRKLNVWVSSLSAQASDMSGWLLMGLPGTAFLLDYNNGLPEAVWTAIGLAIGTYLNWLFVAKRLRKYSEIANDSITIPTFIENRFRDRTKIIRISSAIFIIIFFLIYTAAQLSAGAKLFNTVFGLDYIIALILGAIVIISYTFLGGFLAVCWTDLIQGILMFFAIIIVPIIALFTLGGTQETFNLVASLSEMSSEFNMSQWTGIGSVGILSIISFAAWGFGYFGQPHILTRFMGISHSKNVKPARRIAMVWVVLTLIAAVLVGVIGKAYLSTILSPESFAGIDPENVFIIMVQNVLSGPVLTIFAGLILTAILSAIMSTADSQLLVTASAVSEDICKTIFKEKISEKQLLWISRLTVLIVSLIALIIAIDPDSSVFDLVAYAWAGFGAAFGPCILLSLYWKRMNWQGALAGILSGGLTVLIWRNVIKTHINLYELVPAFIISVLFIIVVSLLTKKPSKEIEEEFDKVLSADI, encoded by the coding sequence ATGAGCGATTCATTGATACACGGCTTAATGTTTGCCATATACCTAACCATGTTAATGGGTATAGGAATACATTCTTATAAAAAAAGTAAAAGCCAAAGTGATTATTTTTTAGCAGGTAGAAAATTAAATGTATGGGTAAGTTCCTTAAGTGCCCAAGCATCTGATATGAGTGGTTGGTTACTGATGGGATTACCAGGAACAGCCTTTCTATTAGATTATAACAATGGATTACCAGAAGCTGTATGGACAGCAATTGGTTTAGCAATTGGTACATATCTTAATTGGCTTTTTGTAGCAAAAAGACTTAGAAAATACTCTGAAATAGCCAATGATTCTATAACAATTCCAACTTTCATTGAAAATAGATTTAGAGATCGAACAAAAATTATAAGAATCAGTTCAGCTATATTTATCATTATTTTCTTTTTGATTTATACAGCAGCTCAATTATCAGCTGGAGCAAAGTTGTTTAATACTGTATTTGGATTGGATTATATTATTGCTTTAATCCTTGGGGCAATTGTTATTATTAGTTACACCTTCTTAGGAGGTTTTTTAGCAGTTTGTTGGACAGATTTAATACAAGGTATACTGATGTTTTTTGCTATTATTATCGTACCCATTATAGCGTTATTTACGTTAGGAGGTACTCAAGAAACTTTTAACTTAGTAGCATCCTTATCAGAAATGTCTAGTGAATTTAACATGTCACAATGGACAGGAATAGGAAGTGTTGGTATATTATCTATTATTTCTTTTGCAGCTTGGGGATTTGGCTATTTTGGACAGCCTCATATTTTAACTCGGTTTATGGGGATTAGTCATTCCAAAAATGTAAAACCTGCTAGAAGGATTGCTATGGTTTGGGTAGTTTTAACTTTAATAGCAGCTGTTCTTGTAGGGGTAATTGGTAAAGCCTATTTATCCACTATATTGTCTCCTGAAAGTTTTGCTGGTATTGATCCAGAAAATGTATTTATTATAATGGTACAAAATGTATTAAGTGGACCAGTCTTAACGATTTTTGCAGGCTTAATCTTAACAGCTATTTTATCAGCCATTATGAGTACAGCAGATTCACAGCTACTCGTGACAGCTTCCGCAGTATCAGAAGATATCTGTAAAACTATTTTTAAAGAAAAAATATCAGAAAAACAATTGCTTTGGATCAGTCGTTTAACGGTGTTAATTGTTTCTCTTATTGCATTAATTATTGCAATTGACCCGGATAGTTCTGTATTTGATTTGGTAGCTTACGCTTGGGCTGGATTTGGAGCAGCATTTGGCCCATGTATCCTTTTATCATTATATTGGAAGCGTATGAATTGGCAAGGTGCTTTAGCAGGTATATTGTCAGGTGGGTTAACAGTTTTAATATGGCGAAATGTTATTAAGACACACATTAACTTATATGAATTGGTACCAGCCTTTATTATTTCGGTTCTATTTATCATTGTGGTGAGTTTATTAACCAAAAAACCATCCAAAGAGATAGAAGAAGAATTTGACAAGGTTTTATCAGCTGATATTTAA